The genomic region GATATCACAATTAGAATAAACGTTACATGTAAAGTTTTCCAGCTCGGAAGCTCGGAAGCTGAAGTAATTAAGGCGTTACTAGGGAACCTAGTGGGGGTATGACGTTGGATGTATCGCGGTGTATAGTTGTAtggcgtttgtttgttcctgTGTCTAGCTCTAGGAACGGGAACGATTTTTCAGAGAATGTTAAAATTCTTTCTATGTAGACCATCGCGTACGTAACGTGCCGGGTAAGAAAGAAGTACTGAGAACGTTTCTCATCGTGGGTAAAACTTGCCGGTAGCGGTCAGTTGCAGGGCAGTTTTCGTTGAGTGCTCTGCCACATCGGTACACATGGATGCTGGCTATATTCTGATTGACGAGCAGAGCTCGCTGGAGGAGCTGATCAAGCTGATCTCGAAACGCCGGGCGGACGTTCGGGAACCGCTCAATTTGCTGAACCTGGATGATGTCGTGGCGAAACATCGCAACTGGCAACGTAAGCTGCCGAACGTCGCGCCGTACTATGCGGTCAAATGTAACAGTCATCCGACGGTGCTGAAACTGTTGGCGACACTCGGCTGTGGGTTCGATTGTGCCTCGCGGGTCGAGCTGGAAACGATCATCGACTTGGGTGTGGCACCGGCACGTGTGATCTATGCAAATCCCGCTAAACCGGTGGAGTCGTTGCAGTACGCAAAGAAGGTTGGCGTGCGTCGTATGACGTTCGATAGTTCGGACGAGCTGGAGAAGATCGCTAAACACTTTCCTGAGGCTGAGCTTGTGTTGCGGATTCGGCACGATGCCCGTGAGGCCCAACTATCGCTGGGGCGAAAGTTTGGGTGTGATCCTGAACGGGACGCGGTGGTACTTCTTACACACGCCCGAAAGCTGAACCTCAAAGTGATCGGTGTGAGTTTCCACGTAGGATCAGGCAGTATGGACGCAGAATGTTTTTACGACGGCATACGAAAAGTGTTGGATATTTTCGACAAAGGTGAGCTGCTGGGTATGCATATGTTTTTGCTGGATATTGGCGGAGGATTTCCCGGTGCAAACAGCCGTCGCTTCGACGATCACGCTTTTTACATCAATAAAGCCATCAGGGAGCATGTCATGCAGTTCAACCGACGAATTGAAGTGATAGCTGAACCGGGCAGATATTACGTCGAATCAGCCGTTACAGCGTTCGTGAATGTGGTTTCGAAATCGTACGAAAGGGACACTTCCGGCCGAATTGCTCGCGTGAGGTATTACATGGACGATGGGCTGTACGACTCGTTTGATTGGTGTGACGCGACGCAGTCGAATGTACCGGTGGTTCAGGAAGATAAACGTACCCGGGAGTGCTTGCGATCGGTGATCTATGGGCAAACAGCGTGCGAGCGAGATGTTATTTCTGAGGAAATTTTTCTACCGGAACATAGCGTTGGGGAATGCATGGTTTTTCCCAACAAGGGCGCCTATGGAAAAATACTCGGCATAGGGCATAATGGTTTTGTACCGGCGAGGGTGAAGGTGTGTCTATCGAGAGCAACGCTTAATTATCTGTGCGCGTCAGCGGTTAAAGCCGAGCGTGGATAATAATGCACCGACATGTGCGGAAAACAATGAAGCATGTGCCGGTATTCGTTTACAATGTACTGAGAGGTGCTAGAGGAAGGCGTGAttgaataattatttaaataaaatgtgtttgaaacagCTGataatttgcatttgtttgtgtttttgtcgAAAACAAGTGTTCAATCATTTGGCTCGATGACACGATGCTTCATTTTTCACAATATATAGAGTGATGCAATACACACAACATGATCGTCATGTGTTAGCTgtgaaaggtaaaaaacatgATGCCAACACGAATAATCGGCAACACGCAAATAACCACTGCGCTGTCACGTGTAtatgccaaacgtatgaatatatAGATGTGAATTTACAAAACAGCCCAGCAATTAAAAGAAACCATTCATGAATCAGAGCAAAAATTTATGAATGGGATAAACACGCTGACAAAGTAATTCCCACGTTTTCATACGTCTCTACGAATTTATGCACACATCGCAGTGCAACACCATAGAGATATGAAATCTGTGGGATTGATCGGTATTTTGACCCTCAGCAACCGAAAAATCTGTTGCAATTAACTCTCCTGTTTTATCTCCTTGTATGGGGGTATGcccttcaggcgcttaatgtgaaccagtagaaagaggagaatctagcccgggcctcatttactcttttactaAATTgacattttgatttaaaattttttgaaTCTTTTAAGAGGTTTACCGAATTCCTGTGAACGAATGAGCTCACCACAAATCTACACACTTTTCGGATATTTTGATTAAATACTATTGAGCATGTTGTTTATTGAAGGTGGTACATAAATGCGAGTTTATTGCCCAACATGTTTCTTGTCCTTACATTAACATTGCTTTTGCACAAGTTTGGCAATGATTaggtttttttaaacacgGTTGCATTACtttattttgatcaaatttaccTGACTTCCTATTTAAAAAGTAACAAATCgatcaaattgaaaacatctGACTTTGTGGCCGCATATATTTATCTCGACTGATCAACCGAACCGAAGAAAATTCACATCGTTTGGGTTAGTTGTTAATTCTCCATCAATTCAtcctttcaaaatttgatttaatttcgtcataaatttcatgttttgcgCCCAAAGTGGAATATTGTTTCCAATCTGTCAAAAATCTATCAATATCCGTTCGCGTTAGTTTTGATTCATTCAAACGATTTGAAAACATCGAAGCCCATTCTTTAGCCGAATCAGAATTATTTGCAGGCAACTCATTTCGTATGATATACTCTGCAActggaacatttttcaacaacgCATAATGAAACACATTATGATTTTCGGAATCCATTTGACCAAAGCAGTCGAAAGCGTCTTTCtgcatcaaataagtgaatatatccagtttgtttgcagcatttttactgttgcacacgcagtagaagaaagcgttccagttgttttctttttcattggttTCGTTAGCATCAAAACCATgatgttcaatgagacatttcgtcaaagttaaccaaccctcctcgcaagcgatatgcagaatATTTCTGTCCGTTTTGACGGCTCTGTAGTCCAGTactccagttgttttcaagtaatcgcaaattATCTTTACCGACCTctcatcaaccaaatgatttttcTCAAATTGAAGAATTTTGCTGTAGCTATTCCAGCATgaattttttaacttgtccatcaacatagggattcgctcttcgataggaagatgttccaGCAATTTCCActgtcgtttgaaaatatccttaccgatttcttcattattacccctcgcataccaaaagacgctctttttcctcgaatccagttgaccgaagcagtcgaaaggatctttctccatcaaataagtgaatatttccagtttATTTCTAGCATTTTCGCTGTAgcacacgcagtagaagaaagcgttccagttatagtatttttcattgatttccttcgcatcaaaaccataatgttcaatgagacatttcgtcAAACTGAATAAACCTTCcatgcaagcgatatgcagaagacTCCAGCCGTTTTGTTCGTCTCTGTAGTGCAGTTCTCCAGTTGTTTGCAAGTAATCGCAAAGGATttttaccgacttttcatcaaccaaatgattttgcACAAATTTAAGAATCTTGTCGAAGCTGTTAAGGTtcgaattttttaatttgtccatcaacacagggattcgctctttgataggaagatgttcctgcaatgtccactctcgtttgaaaatatccttaccaatttctttattattatCTGTCgtataccaaaagacgctctttcccttcgAATCTAGTTGACCGAAACAGTCGAAAGGGtatttctccatcaaataggTGAATATTTCCCgtttatttgaaacatttttcctgtTGCACACGCAATAGAAGAAAGCATTCCAGTTGTggtctttttcattgatttcctttgcatcaaaaccataatgttcaatgagacatttcgtcAAAGTCAATAAACCTTCCATGCAAGCGCTATGCAGATAACTCCAGCCGTTTTGTTCGTCTCTGTAGTGCAGTTCTCCAGTTGTTTgcaagtaatcgcaaatgatttttaccgacttttcatcaaccaaatgattttgcACAAATTTAAGAATCTTGTCGAAGCTGTTAAGGTtcgaattttttaatttgtccatcaacacagggatacgctcttcgataggaagatgttcatgcattttacactctcgtttgaaaatatccttaccAATATCTTTATCCGTCGCATACCACCGCACACCTTTAaccgtcgcataccaaaagacgctcctTCCCCACGAATCCAGTTGATCGAAACAGTCGAAAGGGTCTTTTTCCATCATATAAGTGAATATACCCAGtttgtttgcagcatttttACTATTACACAGcacgcagtagaagaatgCGTTCCAGTTGttgtctttttcattgatttcctttgcatCAAAGCCATAATgctcaatgagacatttcgccaacGTCAACCAACCCTCCCTGCAAGCgttatgtaaaagattcctaCCATTTTCATCGTGGTACCGAAGTGCCTCGATTGATTCCAGAGTGTCACAAATCAATTTACATTTCGTTTCATTATGTAAATGTGTGTATGGAAGATGTTCTAATATTTCCTTTGCATTCAATCGTTTAGCTTTGagaaattttatcaaatccACGGGCTGATCTGAGTTCAAATTCTCCAACTGCTTCTCAAATCTTTTTCGAATGATGTAATCAGAAATCCCACTGTTGTTCTTAGctgcataataaaaaacactCTTTCCTTTCGCATCCAGTTGATTAAAACAATCCACAGGATCTTTCTCCAGCATATGAACGAAGATATTTTGGttgttatcatcatcatcatcccgtACATTGTTATCACCCCTTTCGCAACTTGTTGCGCAGtaaaagaaagcgttccaattgttttcccttgtatttatttccttcGGTCGGAAACTGTAATGTTTCATGAGACATTTAACCAAATTTGAATCGCCGTAATCTACCGCTAATTGTAACAAATTTCTACCTTTTTCATCAGTGCCAGTACGATCTATGCTGTTatcgagaagaaaatgatAGGAGCTTTGGCAATACCACTTAATGTTACAGTTCAGGCAAATTTGCCTTATAAAACGATTGTctagatttgtttttgttttgtgcaataAATATTCGACTGCGGAAGCATTATCAAGGTGCAATGCTCGTGCGATCAAAAACTCCATACCGCTATCAATACCAGTATCGtcttttatttcaaactttgaaggaaaaaatttCATGAGATTGTGACGTGAGGAAAATCCTCTATTATTCCATTTTTTAGATTGACGTGGAGTGTCTTCGCCACAAATGATGTTATGCCTAGTGCAATATTCGTGGAAAAGAGATTTGAACTTCTGTTCATCATTTTGCAAATATACAAGCAATTCCCACAACTCCCGTTCAAAATTGTCTTctatcacttccaaatactttcgATGATTTATGATCAAATACTGAAGAACATTAATCGAACGATGTTCTAATGCCAACATGAAATGGTATTCATTAGGCCGTTTGAGTTTCAAATCACttgaattttcaatgataATTTTGAACATTACAGAATCAATCATGATGCAAAACTCTAAAATTGATACAGCACTTCCGAAgtcttttatcatttttcttatgcattggttttgttttttaaggtAATTCAAACCAATTTTCAACGCCCAAAAGCTACGTATCCTATCCAGCGGCATCATGAAACTAAGTATTTTGTCTGATCCTAAATTCTTTACTAATTTCGTGAAAAACGTTTCAAAGTTCGGTGTGTAGTTTCTTTCGGTGAAGAATTCAATGCTCAACACttcttcaaacaccttcaaatggTCTTCTGTAGAATATCTAGAAAACATTTCAGGAGTATCGATGGAAGCTCCCTTGTTTAATAATGTAAGTATCCATTGCCAATCTGGATCGCCGTTGTCAGTGCAATATGCATAATCCAATGGAAACCATTTGAAATATGTGTCTTTTATTTTCGCACTAGTTTCATCAACCCAATGCAATAAAATATCACCAATTTTACTACGGTCTACAGATGTAGGAAGTAAAAATGACAATTGCAACGGAGTTCTTCCCCAATCGTCCCTTACGGTAATGAAGTTTGGGTTTTCAGTTAGAATTCTCTTTATTTTAGCCTTTGAACCATCAAGAATTGACATATGAAGAGAGCTTCTCCTACAAATCATTCTGTTTAAAAACTGTCTTATTTCTTCTCTGTCCCTGGTCtcataaattttacttttcaggAAGTCTTTAACACCGGTAACATTTTGATTCGAATAAAACCAAAGCGCAGAAAAATACTCTGCAAATAACCTGTGATTAAAgattggtgtgttttttgcCACTCCTTCGATAAGACCAAATTTTTCTGAACCATcgttaacattttccatgtaACGGAGCGCAGTGTTTTGCGTGTCATTTGTCAATAACTTCTTTATATCATTTTGGTACATAGTTGTGTACAAAGCCAAGAGTGAGTGGGTTTCTTTGACCTTTTTAAGATATTGTTCTGCATCATTCATTGCCTTGACCGTTTTTGAAATAGCAATAGTGGAACCGGTTTTCTCAATGTTTACGATCTTAAgtttcttttcaataaaacattCCACCATGCTGAGAGGTTCAAAAATGTTCTCACAAtctattattatttgtttagaaATTGATTCATCTTCTACACTTATATACTTTCTCACCATAGGCTTCAACAGCTCTATTCCCATCGATAAAAATAGTGGTAATTTCATAAGGTTTCCCAAGAGCCCTgataaaattgcaaaaacaacACGACATGTCCCTGCTTGTTTTGTATGGTCTGATGATTTGTATTCGTCaaggtgctttaaaacatATCGACCAATAAAAGAAAGTTGATCTTCTTGGTCGAATTCCTCTAAACGGTAGCATTCGCAACTCTTCAATGTGGTTTCTACTTCGTTTCTCAAACCATACGGACGACTAGAAAGGTACACCTTGCGAATTCCATCAAAGGTTTCAAGCGTGGATAATAATTTAAGTACCGCCGTCTTGTAATGTGGTGCGATTTCGTCAAACCCATCCATCAAAATAatgatttgtttgctgttgaatTTATGTACAAATATTCGGAGGAGTATTAATTTCTCAGAAGATAcggtttccattttgtttttatccagCTTCAAATAACCATTCGCAAAATCAAGCGTTTCCGCAATTTGTTGAGCCTTATTCACTTTGTCATTTGAATCCATTAGAAACATGTTATCGACGAGACAAGCTAAGTAGACAAGCTGAAAAAGAAATCTGATCGTGATCAGTTCACCCATATTTCCACATTCTTCCCTTGTTTGCAATTGATCGAATACCATGCAATATTCGTTTAGATTGAACTTAATAATCCACTGAAAAGGACGCTCATCCTGCAGATACGTAGCTAACCAAGTCAGGTAGAATGATTTCCCCGATCCGGCTTCGTTGAAAATTACATGCACTTTACGACCGTCAACACCGGGTGGTGGATGTGTGTATTCACTGTTTCTATGCAATCGCATCCTGTTATACTTTTCGTTGTTATAATCCAAAAATGTTTTGTAAGTGATTTTATTCAAAGCTTCACTGTTAGGAAACAGTTTGGTAAGAGTTGTACCTTGTTTTCTAGCAGACCAAAAGCCCCAACTCTCAGTTTTCCGGAATTCGTTTTTATTACATCGCTTCCATTTTCTGTGAATGAAtaattctttaattttctcatagttttccttcaacttattacattttatatcCATCCCACTGTGAAGTTGTCGgacatctaaaacaaaattaagtttaTCTTCATCATGGAAAAGCTCACTGGTTGATGTTTCGGTTCCAAATAAATTTATGATCTTGTTTTGATTGATTATTTGTTCTCTGCATCTGTCCGTTAGATCTCGGACAAAAAGATCACTTTCAATCTCTGTAGCATTATAAGTTTGGTCGATAAATAAAACctttttgatagtttttgttGGCATGCCTTCAACCCGCCCTTCTATATATCCTTTCATATTGGACAAACTTTTGCATTCAATCACCAAAATAAGTGGAAAAGTAATATTAAGGAAGACTTTCATTATGTctcgttttgatttttcaaactGTATGtcttcaaaaaataaataggtCAGATTAGACTTGCATAATTCTAAAGTATCATATACTAGCCACGAAGGCTCGGTGCTTTTCAAAGTATCCACTTCATGCCCATCATTGCCAGGCTCAGAGAGCCACTGATCGAGTGTTTTGTACAATCTTCTTTCCTTTAATATTTTCGTCTTGCATTCAAGCTTATCTTTTTGTATATTTCGACAATAATCCTGTGACATGCCTTCATAGTGAAAAAACTTTACCGATGTctcaaaatattcaaaaaacacATTAATATCTTGTCCATTCAAAGCCTTGCTCCCTTTATCTTTCATCCATTCCAATATCCAGTTCGAGAGCTGGTCACTCGCAAACTTAGTTGCAATAGTTTTTTGTGTATCCCGTGGTAAATAACCGGATTGCTCTAGCTCATTCACAATTAGTCCAGATAATTTCGATTCGTTTAATGTATTTGCAGCAATTatgaatgaattgaaaaagGTCTCTATTTGCAATTGTTCTATCTTTTTTGGTAGAATTGTTCCGTCGGTTTCTGATTGCTTATTTACCTTTATGCCTTTGTTTTCTACGTCTGACCAAATATcttgattgtttgtttcttgtttggtTGACTTTTCAGTTTTTTGGTTGATGAGTTTTCGATACTTTGTTTCGAATTCGATTTTGAATTCGTAATTGTCACGATCATTGAAAAAGTCTTTATTGATCTTGTAAAattcttgttttcgttttggtaaaaaatcgtttgttgcaattttattttgtatgaaaCCGCGATTTCTTTTAAACAGAGGATTACGAAAATCAACAGtatctcgtttgaaaatacatTCTGCTAACTGCTTAGGCAACTGTTTGAAATCTGAATTGCCCGCCAAAAACTCAGGTAGGTtcatatcgttttttttctttattttattgaggTCAAATGTATAGGTTGAACTCTTTaataagttaaaaaaagagcTCGCTAGACTAAACTCAAAGGAGTGTTTTACCATTAAATCTTTTACTTCTTGTTCCAGACCAATGTTAGTACAAAGAACAAGCATAGGTGTTTGCGAATTTGTTTTCAGGGTTCCGTCCGTTTTTTGTTGTAAGTAAGAATTGAAGTACTTACTAATTGAATATGGGTTATCTTTTGAAGTCGATATAAGGTCGTTCCATGTGATGGATTTGGTATCATCTTCCTTGTGCTTAGCTTGGATGCATAGAAGGAACCATTGACCGCCATTTGTAAAACGGAAAACGATGTCATCAAACTTTCCGCATTCTGGATCCTCAGTGCTAATGGagcatttaaattccttgTTTACTTTAATCTCCTTAGCAGCTTGGAGCAGTATCAGTATCAGTAGCTTTAGCTGGTATGTAACGCCGTGAAGTGTGTGTTTCAAACCATGACCTTTATCAGTTGTTTCTGTATCCGAtattttttcccgttttgctGGAGGAGCATCAGCATCACTAAtcgagagtttttttttcggtactATTTCCGCAGCGTTTTTCTTGTTCAACATAGCAGCATCATCAGGAGATATGTTGAACTCTTTTGCCCATTGCTTTGAGATGCCTTCGGAACGTGGAATACTTTGGCTAAATTCCGCCATATTTGCCTGCTGGGGTTCATCATTGTAGAAGAGACTGGACTTTGGTGTCTTTTCCGGAACTCCATCATCcaaacttttcaattttggtGTTTTGGACGATGATGGTTCTTGATCATCATGGTagcgttttttattttccattttacttAACGTTtagcatagaaaataaaaacgcgaCAGTGATttctaaaatgaaaaaaaaaaacttaatgttGATCAGACGTGCATGCATTGTGCAgtacattaaaattaaattcactcGGTTTCGTGCAATGGCTCACTACTGTAAAAGGTAAAATTGACGGTTTAAATATATTCATTTGAGCTGATTATCTTCCTACGGGAACTACCGAAACTGCCCGTGGGCTTTACAATTTATGAATAAAAGTAGTAGTATCAAATCAGTTCTCTTGATGTGTTCTTAAGTTGATGTTtgggaaacaaaattaattttaatc from Anopheles coustani chromosome 3, idAnoCousDA_361_x.2, whole genome shotgun sequence harbors:
- the LOC131269655 gene encoding ornithine decarboxylase 1-like; this encodes MLKFFLCRPSPVSCRAVFVECSATSVHMDAGYILIDEQSSLEELIKLISKRRADVREPLNLLNLDDVVAKHRNWQRKLPNVAPYYAVKCNSHPTVLKLLATLGCGFDCASRVELETIIDLGVAPARVIYANPAKPVESLQYAKKVGVRRMTFDSSDELEKIAKHFPEAELVLRIRHDAREAQLSLGRKFGCDPERDAVVLLTHARKLNLKVIGVSFHVGSGSMDAECFYDGIRKVLDIFDKGELLGMHMFLLDIGGGFPGANSRRFDDHAFYINKAIREHVMQFNRRIEVIAEPGRYYVESAVTAFVNVVSKSYERDTSGRIARVRYYMDDGLYDSFDWCDATQSNVPVVQEDKRTRECLRSVIYGQTACERDVISEEIFLPEHSVGECMVFPNKGAYGKILGIGHNGFVPARVKVCLSRATLNYLCASAVKAERG